A genomic segment from Longimicrobium sp. encodes:
- a CDS encoding discoidin domain-containing protein, with amino-acid sequence MSDSAPRVRVLDDFEGGVAQWSAHPSEGVELRIGQDSGFSGKAMRLDFDFHEGTGYAIARRAVPLDLPANYEFSFRIRADAPVNDLEFKLIDPSGENVWWANRRRFEYPREWTRLRTQKRQIEFAWGPKGGGDMERVAQLEIVVTAGTGGKGTVWIDDLVFREREPPAPYTLTPAVRASSSPGTAARIVDGDSATVWRGAGGEQTLAIDFLEERELGGLVLDWDSSAHATSYAVESSEDGARWETVYRVEGGNGGRDPIYLPESETRHLRLRLTRSASGRGYAVRDVDVKPPEWSQTPNAFFASLAKEAPRGTYPRYLTGEQSYWTVVGVNGDTREATINSDGMVETGLGGPSLEPFLYVDGRLWSWADVSATQSLEKGYLPIPSVTWDSRPIRLTVTAFSGGERETSLVYARYRLENVSRERQEPTLFVALRPFQVNPPWQFLNVTGGVARVREMAFDGTTVTVNGAPTLHTVTLGAFDAAPFDAGDVVEYLRRGEVPEAMREERNARGGVTRRVADPRGFASAALSYRWVMDPGSSVDVLVAIPLHPDSPVPAEAPGETPRALVDRLFAESVRAWEAELDRFTLRLPAAMHGAEIARTLKTQLAYILINRDGPSIQPGSRSYDRSWIRDGSLTSAALLRLGHADEVREFAQWYAPHQRPSGYVPCCVSLRGADPVPEHDSHGQLVYLVAEYHRQTRDHAFLRRMWPHVERAVAFIDSLRHERMTPEYQAPDKLAFYGMLPQSISHEGYSAKPMHSYWDDFFAMKGLDDAVYVASALGRADDARRFTAIRDEFRRDLLASLGRAMFMHRINYLPGSVELGDFDATSTTVGVNPLGGLDFLPRKPLELTFERYYRESIRARLDGAEWEGYTPYEWRTVGTFVRLGWKQRAHEAIGLFLSHQRPRAWNQWAEVVFRDPKTPRFIGDMPHTWVGSDFIRSVLDLFAYERASDSALVIGAGIPEAWVADTPGVVLEGLRTHYGTLNLRMDAADGMVHADVGGALRVPPGGIVLRTPLDRPIRRARVNRRVVRLTDLNEVTIRQVPAEIVLEH; translated from the coding sequence TTGTCCGATTCCGCGCCGCGGGTGCGCGTGCTGGACGACTTCGAGGGCGGCGTCGCGCAGTGGAGCGCGCACCCGTCGGAGGGCGTCGAGCTGCGGATCGGCCAGGACAGCGGGTTCAGCGGGAAGGCGATGCGGCTGGACTTCGACTTCCATGAGGGGACGGGGTACGCCATCGCCCGCCGGGCGGTGCCGCTCGACCTGCCGGCGAACTACGAGTTCTCCTTCCGCATACGCGCCGACGCGCCGGTCAACGACCTGGAGTTCAAGCTGATCGACCCCTCGGGCGAGAACGTCTGGTGGGCCAACCGCCGCCGCTTCGAGTACCCGCGCGAGTGGACGCGCCTGCGCACGCAGAAGCGGCAGATCGAGTTCGCCTGGGGCCCGAAGGGCGGCGGCGACATGGAGCGCGTCGCGCAGCTCGAGATCGTCGTCACCGCGGGGACGGGAGGGAAGGGGACCGTCTGGATCGACGACCTCGTCTTCCGCGAGCGCGAGCCCCCGGCGCCGTACACGCTCACGCCGGCCGTGCGCGCTTCCTCGTCGCCCGGGACGGCCGCGCGCATCGTCGACGGCGATTCGGCGACGGTCTGGCGCGGCGCCGGGGGCGAGCAGACGCTCGCGATCGACTTCCTGGAGGAGCGCGAGCTCGGCGGGCTGGTGCTCGATTGGGATTCGTCCGCCCATGCGACGTCGTACGCGGTCGAATCGTCCGAGGACGGCGCGCGCTGGGAGACGGTCTACCGCGTCGAGGGCGGCAACGGCGGGCGCGATCCGATCTACCTCCCCGAGAGCGAGACGCGGCACCTGCGCCTGCGGCTGACGCGGAGCGCGAGCGGCCGGGGCTACGCGGTCCGAGACGTCGACGTGAAGCCGCCCGAGTGGTCGCAGACGCCGAACGCGTTCTTCGCCAGCCTGGCGAAGGAGGCGCCGCGGGGGACGTATCCGCGCTACCTGACGGGCGAGCAGTCGTACTGGACCGTCGTCGGCGTGAACGGCGACACGCGCGAGGCCACCATCAACTCCGACGGGATGGTGGAGACCGGCCTGGGCGGGCCGTCGCTGGAGCCGTTCCTGTACGTGGACGGCCGGCTGTGGTCGTGGGCGGACGTGAGCGCCACGCAGTCGCTGGAGAAGGGCTATCTCCCCATCCCCTCGGTGACGTGGGACTCGCGGCCGATCCGCCTCACCGTCACCGCCTTCTCCGGCGGCGAGCGCGAGACGTCGCTCGTCTACGCGCGCTACCGGCTGGAGAACGTCTCGCGGGAGAGGCAGGAGCCGACGCTGTTCGTCGCCCTGCGGCCGTTCCAGGTGAATCCCCCGTGGCAGTTCCTGAACGTGACGGGCGGCGTGGCGCGCGTGCGGGAGATGGCGTTCGACGGCACCACGGTCACGGTGAACGGCGCGCCCACCCTCCACACCGTCACCCTCGGGGCCTTCGACGCGGCGCCGTTCGACGCGGGCGACGTCGTCGAGTACCTGCGCCGCGGTGAGGTGCCGGAGGCGATGCGCGAGGAGAGGAACGCGCGGGGCGGCGTCACCCGGCGCGTGGCGGACCCGCGCGGCTTCGCGTCGGCCGCGCTGTCGTACCGGTGGGTGATGGACCCGGGATCGAGCGTGGACGTGCTGGTCGCCATCCCGCTGCACCCCGACTCGCCGGTGCCGGCCGAGGCGCCGGGCGAGACTCCGCGGGCGCTGGTGGACCGGCTCTTCGCCGAGTCGGTGCGCGCGTGGGAGGCGGAGCTGGACCGCTTCACCCTGCGCCTCCCCGCGGCCATGCACGGGGCGGAGATCGCCCGCACGCTGAAGACGCAGCTCGCCTACATCCTCATCAACCGCGACGGGCCGTCCATCCAGCCGGGATCGCGCTCGTACGACCGCTCGTGGATCCGCGACGGCTCGCTCACCAGCGCCGCGCTGCTCAGGCTGGGGCACGCCGACGAGGTGCGCGAGTTCGCGCAGTGGTACGCCCCGCACCAGCGCCCGAGCGGCTACGTCCCCTGCTGCGTGAGCCTGCGCGGCGCCGACCCGGTGCCCGAGCACGACAGCCACGGGCAGCTCGTCTACCTGGTCGCCGAGTACCACCGCCAGACGCGCGACCATGCGTTCCTGCGGCGGATGTGGCCGCACGTGGAGCGCGCCGTGGCCTTCATCGACTCGCTGCGCCACGAGCGGATGACGCCCGAGTACCAGGCGCCGGACAAGCTCGCCTTCTACGGGATGCTGCCGCAGTCGATCTCCCACGAGGGGTACTCGGCGAAGCCGATGCACTCGTACTGGGACGACTTCTTCGCGATGAAGGGGCTGGACGACGCCGTCTACGTGGCGAGCGCCCTCGGCCGCGCGGACGACGCGCGGCGCTTCACCGCCATCCGCGACGAGTTCCGGCGCGACCTGCTGGCGTCGCTCGGGAGGGCGATGTTCATGCACCGCATCAACTACCTCCCGGGCTCGGTGGAGCTGGGGGATTTCGACGCCACCTCCACCACCGTCGGCGTCAACCCGTTGGGCGGGCTGGACTTCCTGCCGCGCAAGCCGCTGGAGCTCACCTTCGAGCGCTACTACCGCGAGAGCATCCGCGCGCGGCTGGACGGCGCCGAGTGGGAGGGCTACACGCCGTACGAGTGGCGCACGGTGGGCACCTTCGTCCGGCTGGGCTGGAAGCAGCGCGCGCACGAGGCGATCGGCCTGTTCCTCTCGCACCAGCGGCCGCGGGCGTGGAACCAGTGGGCCGAGGTGGTCTTCCGCGACCCGAAGACGCCGCGCTTCATCGGCGACATGCCGCACACCTGGGTGGGCTCGGACTTCATCCGCTCGGTGCTGGACCTGTTCGCCTACGAGCGGGCGTCCGACAGCGCTCTGGTGATCGGCGCCGGCATCCCGGAGGCGTGGGTGGCCGACACGCCGGGCGTGGTGCTGGAGGGGCTCAGGACGCACTACGGCACGCTGAACCTGAGGATGGACGCCGCGGACGGGATGGTGCACGCCGACGTCGGCGGGGCGCTGCGGGTCCCCCCGGGTGGCATCGTGCTGCGCACGCCGCTCGACCGGCCGATCCGGCGCGCGAGGGTGAACCGCCGCGTCGTGCGGCTGACCGACCTGAACGAGGTCACGATCCGCCAGGTGCCGGCGGAGATCGTACTGGAACACTGA